The Aggregicoccus sp. 17bor-14 genome includes a region encoding these proteins:
- a CDS encoding diguanylate cyclase, translated as MLLVEPRAESLEATRVVLMDAGFRVVPLSRYEAAVPLFQVLRPDAVVLAAQGPDYSALGVARRIRQLSHGCVPLLYLVDASDPEARRFCTERGQCVDLAPRGYAGYDGGELPLKLYAQLRLRESVQRATRSEDAHTTLHDPLTGAFTRPFLLALIGQEVRRAERFGGTFSLVAACVDGMGPFRKTYGRGVAERLLVYAAVVLGQTVREADVVARVDEEAFALFLPGTPQESVAELTGRVHARFEQARFQVEGKVVRTDVSLGSVSFPDTVGSPGQLLTAALADLRRGREARRTASGPRLSI; from the coding sequence GTGCTCCTCGTGGAGCCGCGGGCGGAGAGCCTGGAGGCGACCCGCGTCGTGCTGATGGACGCGGGCTTCCGCGTCGTGCCGCTCAGCCGCTACGAGGCCGCCGTGCCGCTCTTCCAGGTGCTGCGCCCGGACGCCGTGGTGCTCGCGGCGCAGGGCCCGGACTACAGCGCGCTGGGCGTGGCGCGCCGCATCCGCCAGCTCTCGCACGGCTGCGTGCCGCTGCTCTACCTGGTGGACGCCTCGGACCCGGAGGCGCGGCGCTTCTGCACCGAGCGCGGGCAGTGCGTAGACCTCGCGCCGCGCGGCTACGCGGGGTACGACGGCGGCGAGCTGCCGCTCAAGCTCTACGCCCAGCTGCGGCTGCGCGAGAGCGTGCAGCGCGCGACCCGCTCCGAGGACGCGCACACCACGCTGCACGATCCGCTCACTGGCGCCTTCACGCGCCCCTTCCTGCTCGCGCTGATCGGCCAGGAGGTGCGGCGCGCCGAGCGCTTCGGCGGGACCTTCTCGCTGGTGGCCGCGTGCGTGGACGGGATGGGGCCCTTCCGCAAGACCTACGGGCGCGGCGTGGCGGAGCGGCTGCTGGTGTACGCGGCCGTGGTGCTGGGCCAGACGGTGCGCGAGGCGGACGTGGTGGCCCGCGTGGACGAGGAGGCCTTCGCGCTCTTCCTGCCGGGCACGCCGCAGGAGTCGGTGGCGGAGCTGACCGGGCGCGTGCACGCGCGCTTCGAGCAGGCGCGCTTCCAGGTGGAGGGCAAGGTGGTGCGCACGGACGTCTCGCTCGGTTCGGTGAGCTTCCCGGACACGGTGGGCAGCCCGGGCCAGCTGTTGACGGCGGCGCTCGCGGATCTGCGGCGCGGCCGCGAGGCACGCCGCACGGCGAGCGGGCCGAGGCTTTCGATTTGA
- a CDS encoding glutaredoxin family protein translates to MRVDLYSKPACSLCDKALAVIERVRERVPFELYVHDVRMSPERFAELRFDIPVVFIDGQRAFHHAVDEGALEARLRERAAEGA, encoded by the coding sequence ATGAGAGTCGATCTCTACTCAAAACCTGCCTGCTCGCTCTGCGACAAAGCCCTGGCCGTGATCGAGCGCGTGCGCGAGCGCGTGCCCTTCGAGCTCTACGTGCACGACGTGCGGATGTCGCCCGAGCGCTTCGCCGAGCTGCGCTTCGACATCCCCGTGGTGTTCATCGACGGGCAGCGCGCCTTCCACCACGCGGTGGACGAGGGCGCGCTCGAGGCACGCCTGCGCGAGCGGGCAGCCGAGGGCGCATGA
- a CDS encoding DUF4388 domain-containing protein — MRGLAGDFATMPLKDLVVYLGNRRATGALRLERAGVQKQVALRDGQVVNASSNQPREYFGQFLINMGHLTEEQFMKAYATQKQTRVFLGKILVMIGLVTEQAVLSALNMKFRETLLDAFAWDEGAFSFDPDATLPSFEGMEVVVDLLDIHREGEFRETAWQAIRQAFPSGSVRLAVDESRLPQPPKPGSLDARLVALIHEDMTIDDMVLALHASDFFLYQRLYALYRLEAVRVAEEPLNLGEALEEPPSVIGAESPASEVVAAARNFLDAGNLRDGEALARRAHEMDPSTETAELLKGAESALLGQLRRELLDRPQVPSLLVPPAHLKTLALTAPERYLLSRIDGRRDVANIVHVSPLQELEALRYLQGFVDSGLVRMTPKPRATPSPR, encoded by the coding sequence ATGCGCGGCCTTGCAGGCGATTTCGCGACGATGCCCCTCAAGGATCTCGTCGTCTACCTCGGCAACCGCCGCGCCACGGGTGCGCTCCGCCTCGAGCGCGCGGGCGTCCAGAAGCAGGTGGCGCTGCGCGACGGTCAGGTGGTGAACGCGAGCAGCAACCAGCCGCGCGAGTACTTCGGTCAGTTCCTCATCAACATGGGGCACCTGACGGAAGAGCAGTTCATGAAGGCCTACGCCACCCAGAAGCAGACCCGCGTCTTCCTCGGGAAGATCCTGGTCATGATCGGGCTGGTCACCGAGCAGGCCGTGCTCAGCGCGCTGAACATGAAGTTCCGCGAGACCCTGCTGGACGCCTTCGCCTGGGACGAGGGCGCCTTCAGCTTCGACCCGGACGCCACCCTGCCCTCCTTCGAGGGCATGGAGGTGGTGGTGGACCTGCTGGACATCCACCGCGAGGGCGAGTTCCGCGAGACCGCGTGGCAGGCCATCCGCCAGGCCTTCCCCTCCGGCTCGGTGCGGCTCGCCGTGGACGAGAGCCGGCTGCCGCAGCCGCCCAAGCCCGGCAGCCTCGATGCGCGCCTCGTGGCCCTCATCCACGAGGACATGACCATCGACGACATGGTCCTCGCGCTGCACGCCTCGGACTTCTTCCTCTACCAGCGCCTCTACGCGCTCTACCGGCTGGAGGCGGTGCGCGTGGCGGAGGAGCCCTTGAACCTGGGCGAGGCGCTCGAGGAGCCGCCCAGCGTCATCGGCGCCGAGTCCCCCGCGAGCGAGGTGGTGGCCGCGGCGCGCAACTTCCTGGACGCGGGCAACCTGCGCGACGGCGAGGCGCTCGCGCGCCGCGCGCACGAGATGGACCCCTCCACCGAGACGGCCGAGCTGCTCAAGGGCGCGGAGAGCGCGCTGCTCGGCCAGCTGCGCCGCGAGCTGCTGGATCGCCCCCAGGTGCCCAGCCTCCTGGTGCCCCCGGCGCACCTCAAGACGCTCGCGCTCACCGCCCCCGAGCGCTACCTGCTCAGCCGCATCGACGGGCGCCGGGACGTGGCGAACATCGTCCACGTCTCGCCCCTGCAGGAGCTCGAGGCGCTGCGCTACCTGCAGGGCTTCGTGGACTCCGGGTTGGTGCGGATGACGCCCAAGCCGCGCGCCACCCCGTCCCCCCGCTAG
- a CDS encoding aminotransferase class I/II-fold pyridoxal phosphate-dependent enzyme: protein MPPVPLKTRERLSEVRYEIRGELARRARELEGQGRKQIKLNIGNPGAFGFRAPEHLQRAIAERIADTDPYTHQQGLPAAREAIARYHRARGTPGASAERVFVGNGVSELIDLTLRALLNPGDEVLLPSPDYPLWSAATILNDGRPVYYACRAQNGFLPDPQELERLVTPRTRALVLINPNNPTGAVYPRALLEQLVAVAQRHGLLLLSDEIYDSILYDGARFEPLAPLAGDLPCISFGGLSKVHRACGWRVGWAVLSGDPAASADLHRAMDLLGALRLCANVPGQFAIEAALHGEDTIAPLCAPGGRLYEARRAIRECVEASPHLELVAPAGALYAFPAVVGTAAAGFDDHRFALELLETEDVLVVPGSSFNVPWRNHFRVTLLPEPTQLREVFGRIGRVLQRHVERSTPARAG from the coding sequence ATGCCCCCCGTCCCCCTGAAGACCCGCGAGCGCCTGTCCGAGGTCCGCTACGAGATCCGCGGAGAGCTCGCCCGGCGCGCGCGCGAGCTGGAGGGGCAGGGCCGCAAGCAGATCAAGCTCAACATCGGCAATCCCGGCGCCTTCGGCTTCCGCGCCCCCGAGCACCTGCAGCGCGCGATCGCCGAGCGCATCGCCGACACCGACCCCTACACGCACCAGCAGGGGCTGCCGGCGGCGCGCGAGGCCATCGCCCGCTACCACCGCGCGCGCGGGACCCCGGGCGCGAGCGCGGAGCGGGTGTTCGTGGGCAATGGCGTGAGCGAGCTCATCGATCTCACGCTGCGCGCGCTGCTCAACCCCGGCGACGAGGTGCTGCTGCCCTCGCCGGACTACCCGCTGTGGAGCGCCGCCACCATCCTCAACGACGGCCGCCCCGTGTACTACGCGTGCCGCGCCCAGAACGGCTTCCTGCCGGATCCGCAGGAGCTCGAGCGCCTGGTGACGCCGCGCACCCGGGCGCTGGTGCTGATCAACCCGAACAACCCCACCGGCGCCGTATACCCGCGCGCGCTGCTCGAGCAGCTGGTGGCGGTGGCGCAGCGCCACGGGCTGCTGCTGCTCTCGGACGAGATCTACGACTCGATCCTCTACGACGGGGCGCGCTTCGAGCCGCTCGCGCCGCTCGCAGGCGACCTGCCCTGCATCTCCTTCGGCGGCCTGAGCAAGGTGCACCGCGCCTGCGGCTGGCGCGTGGGCTGGGCGGTGCTCTCCGGAGACCCGGCCGCGAGCGCCGACCTGCACCGCGCGATGGATCTGCTCGGCGCGCTGCGGCTGTGCGCCAACGTCCCGGGGCAGTTCGCCATCGAGGCGGCCCTGCACGGCGAGGACACCATCGCGCCCCTGTGCGCGCCCGGCGGCCGGCTCTACGAAGCGCGGCGCGCCATCCGCGAGTGCGTGGAGGCGAGTCCCCACCTGGAGCTGGTGGCCCCGGCCGGCGCGCTGTACGCCTTCCCGGCGGTGGTGGGGACGGCCGCCGCGGGCTTCGACGATCACCGCTTCGCGCTCGAGCTGCTGGAGACCGAGGACGTGCTGGTGGTGCCGGGCTCGAGCTTCAACGTCCCCTGGCGCAACCACTTCCGCGTCACCCTGCTGCCCGAGCCCACGCAGCTGCGCGAGGTGTTCGGACGCATCGGCCGCGTGCTGCAGCGCCACGTGGAGCGCTCGACGCCCGCGCGCGCCGGCTAG